A window of Candidatus Avedoeria danica genomic DNA:
TACGACGTCGCCGTCGCCACCCGCCCGGACTGCATCATGGCCACGGGGCGATCGGACCTGCCCAACCAGGTGAACAACGTCCTCGGCTTCCCGTTCATCTTCCGCGGCGCGCTCGACGTGCGGGCGACGGCGATCAACCAGGCGATGAAGGTGGCCGCCGCCAAGGCGCTGGCCGACCTCGCCCGCGCCGACGTCCCGGACGCCGTCCTCAAGGCCTACGGCCTGGACCGCCTGCACTTCGGCCGCGACTACCTCATCCCCAAGCCCTTCGACCGCCGCGCCCTCCTCCACGTCGCCCCGGCCGTCGCCGGCGCCGCCATCGCCAGCGGCGTCGCCCGCCGGCCGCTCGATCTCGAGGCCTACCCGGAGCAGCTCGCGGCCCGCCAGGGCGTCCGCTTCGCCGGCGTGCGCGCCGTCATCCGCCGCGCGCAGGCGGATCCCCAGCGCGTCGTATTCGCCGAGGGCGAGGAGACGGCGATCCTGAAGGCGGCCTGCCAGCTGGCCGAGGAGGGCATCGCCCGCCCGATCCTCATCGGCCGCCCGAGCGTGATCGCCGCCCGCCTGGAGGACCTCCGCCTGCCGTGCGATCTGCCGATCGTCGACCCGGAGCACTGCCCGACGGACGCCCGCGAGCGCTATGCCCAGTGGCTCTATCAACGGCGCCACCGCAAGGGCATGACGCACGCCGCCGCGTTGGAGGCCGTCACCCAACCGAACACGCTGGGCGCCGTGATGCTGGCGGTCGGCCACGCCGACGCGTTCCTGTCCGGGTTCAGCTACAACTACGTCGACGTGCTGCGCCCGGCGATCCAGATTGTCGGCACCCGGCCGGACGTCAGCATCGTCAGCGGCGTCTACCTCATGATCGTCCGCAACGTGCCGTACTTCTTCAGCGACGCCACCGTCAACGTGAACCCGACGGCCGAGCAGCTGGCCGAGATCGCCGCCAACGCCGCCGCCGTCGCCCAGACGTTCAGCGTCACGCCGCGGATCGCGATGCTCTCGTTCTCGAACTTCGGCAGCGCCCGCACGCCCGAGAGCGAGAAGGTCCGCCGCGCCGTCGAGATCCTGCGCGCCAAGCGCCCCGACCTGGACGTGGACGGTGAGATGCAGGCCGACACGGCCATCGACTCGGCGCTCGTCGACGAGCACTTCCCGTTCAGCCGGATCCGCGACGCCAACGTCCTGATCTTCCCGAACCTGGATGCCGCCAACGCCTCCTACAAGCTTCTCAACCGCCTCGGCGGCGCCGCTGCCGTCGGCCCGATCCTCCACGGCATGGCCCGCGCCGTCCACGTCATCCCGACCGGCGCGTCCGTGCGGGACATCGTGAACATCGCCGCGTTGGCCGTGGTGGACGCGCAGCGGTTTGCGGAGGAGTTGCCGCCGCGGTTGCCGGGCCTGTAGGGGCAGGTCCCCGTGCCTGCCCCTACAGGCCCACCCCACCCCACCACCACTAAAAATGCGATCACGGCACCACCCAAGGCAACACCACCCGATACACCCCCCGCCACCCATCCGGCATTCGCCACGGCCGGAACGCCCTGAGCCCGATATCGGCCTCGGCCGCGAACACCAGATCGCCTATCGCCGCCAAGCCCTCCACGTTGTTCCACGTCGGCACCGCGGCCACGACGTCCGCGGTGTCCCCTCGGAGCAGCATCAGCCTGCCCGCCCATCCGAGCCGTCCGTTTTGCGAACCGGCGGCGACGACGTCCTGCCCGGTGAAGGCGAGATCGCTGACGTCGACGTCCATCTCGCGCTCGGCAAGCTTGCGGATGTTCGCTGGGTCCTGCACGTCGAGCACGGCCGCAAACCAAATTCCGCCGATCACAACCCGATCGCCCCGTGCAGCCACGGCCATGACGTCCCGCTCGTCGCCGTTCGCCATCTCGTTGTGCATTTCGCCCAGGAGGGTAAGCCCGTCCGGGCCGCCCGGAGCGAACACGTAGAGCCTGGACCCGGCCGCGACGTAAAGGCGTCCGGCATCGACGGTCATATCCCATACGGGAAGATCATCCCACGGGGTGCTTCGCCGCACGGGATGCGCGGGATCGGACAGGTCGATGAGCGCGATGCCGTGGCCCGGCACGTACAGATCGACCACGGCGAATTGGCCAACGAGTGCGGCCACGAGCGGCTGCGCAGGCATCTGCGGCAGTCCCCACGCCAGCTGTCCAAGCCGCCGCGGAGGCGATGTGGCGACGTCGAACACGACCATCCCCTCCAT
This region includes:
- a CDS encoding NADP-dependent malic enzyme, whose amino-acid sequence is MSLREDALHYHRTGRPGKIEVTATKPLLTQQDLALAYSPGVAAPVREIAADPEAVFDYTARGNLVAVLSNGTAILGLGNLGPLAAKPVMEGKGVLFKRFADVDVFDIEVDTLDPDEIIQVARLISPTFGGINLEDIRAPECFYIEEKLQSLVDIPIFHDDQHGTAIISGAALVNALELVGKEIGGVRIVVNGAGAAGIASAEFYVALGASRANITLCDSQGVIWDGREEGMNVYKARFAVDTEARTLADAMVDADVFVGVSVADCVTPEMLKGMARDPIVFALANPDPEIRYDVAVATRPDCIMATGRSDLPNQVNNVLGFPFIFRGALDVRATAINQAMKVAAAKALADLARADVPDAVLKAYGLDRLHFGRDYLIPKPFDRRALLHVAPAVAGAAIASGVARRPLDLEAYPEQLAARQGVRFAGVRAVIRRAQADPQRVVFAEGEETAILKAACQLAEEGIARPILIGRPSVIAARLEDLRLPCDLPIVDPEHCPTDARERYAQWLYQRRHRKGMTHAAALEAVTQPNTLGAVMLAVGHADAFLSGFSYNYVDVLRPAIQIVGTRPDVSIVSGVYLMIVRNVPYFFSDATVNVNPTAEQLAEIAANAAAVAQTFSVTPRIAMLSFSNFGSARTPESEKVRRAVEILRAKRPDLDVDGEMQADTAIDSALVDEHFPFSRIRDANVLIFPNLDAANASYKLLNRLGGAAAVGPILHGMARAVHVIPTGASVRDIVNIAALAVVDAQRFAEELPPRLPGL